In a single window of the Streptomyces sp. NBC_00094 genome:
- a CDS encoding DUF6571 family protein has protein sequence MLTYDNVVHAPLEKMKAASDDWSAMKGKLEKLAEDARTTMAAKAKDDYWRGVNAEVTKPFVDKTAKEFDDAAKAADGIHKVLEDGYNAFKKAKDDLKTIAETEAPAKGFLVKSDGTVEAREPLSSTKDQGMRHDPDFQDMCRKERADIAAMQKRIETIVETCDDADVSCSNALKANITGDKHNFSGPKYTSLDAEEAQRAVDLAKKGRDISHEELMRLNELLKDNSGSKEFSRTFYDGLGPKGSLEFFGQLSTDTYEYSKVDKERLADVQELQKNLGLNLATATQGGDAWTDKWSADMRKLGTERIPLAKYDNNPAFGYQLLGGIMRFGNYDPKFVVPIAEHVTQLHAKDPYMFADSKPLGGGWLKNQYNPSGVNGSGFDPMISMLEALGHSPEAAKEYFSKEPTSYNKDGSVGGSVDLDPKKDGKQTNYLDYFADAKYDFFPDIDGHHPDDAKKSADYMPDAFGHALEAATLGHGWDDPKPELKRDETSAEIMTQVVEKYGSDPELLKKYQSSMADSLGNMGAGYIDDLNWALAKNDPESVFAPSKMPGAHPEFGREGAIDFLSTLGQHPDAYATVSTAERLYTTSVLEAQVGPDGKIDEGAARATVYTGATLQGVLDESRANQVEAEGMKKHEEYEKAQAAKAGWVELGATVGIAAGVAFLPATAAVGAAAILVPLAVDTGSGVMEQLAGQVIGDWSDKSVEDHKGKTEGQIHDDTKELYTAGRYSAESPMERFLAQHGDKVSSEFKQNMIESVDGGYAKGNDHANQTGNTPETG, from the coding sequence GTGTTGACCTACGACAACGTCGTCCATGCGCCGCTCGAGAAGATGAAGGCGGCATCCGACGACTGGTCCGCGATGAAGGGCAAGCTGGAGAAGCTCGCCGAGGACGCCCGCACGACGATGGCGGCGAAGGCCAAGGACGACTACTGGCGCGGCGTGAACGCCGAGGTCACGAAGCCGTTCGTGGACAAGACCGCCAAGGAGTTCGACGACGCCGCCAAGGCCGCCGACGGCATCCACAAGGTCCTGGAGGACGGCTACAACGCCTTCAAGAAGGCGAAGGACGACCTCAAGACGATCGCCGAGACGGAGGCCCCCGCGAAGGGCTTCCTGGTGAAGTCCGACGGCACGGTCGAGGCCAGGGAGCCGCTGTCCTCCACCAAGGACCAGGGCATGCGGCACGACCCCGACTTCCAGGACATGTGCCGCAAGGAGCGCGCCGACATCGCGGCGATGCAGAAGCGGATCGAGACCATCGTCGAGACCTGCGACGACGCCGACGTGTCCTGCTCCAACGCGCTCAAGGCCAACATCACCGGGGACAAGCACAACTTCAGCGGCCCGAAGTACACCAGCCTCGACGCCGAGGAGGCGCAGCGCGCCGTCGACCTGGCCAAGAAGGGCCGGGACATCTCCCACGAGGAGCTGATGCGCCTCAACGAGCTGCTGAAGGACAACAGCGGCTCGAAGGAGTTCTCCAGGACCTTCTACGACGGCCTCGGCCCCAAGGGCTCCCTGGAGTTCTTCGGGCAGCTGTCCACGGACACGTACGAGTACTCCAAGGTCGACAAGGAGCGCCTCGCGGACGTCCAGGAGCTCCAGAAGAACCTGGGTCTCAACCTGGCGACGGCCACGCAGGGCGGCGACGCCTGGACCGACAAGTGGTCCGCGGACATGCGCAAGCTCGGCACGGAGCGCATCCCCCTCGCCAAGTACGACAACAACCCGGCCTTCGGCTACCAGTTGCTCGGCGGCATCATGCGCTTCGGCAACTACGACCCGAAGTTCGTGGTCCCCATCGCGGAGCACGTCACCCAGCTCCACGCCAAGGACCCGTACATGTTCGCCGACAGCAAGCCGCTGGGCGGCGGCTGGCTGAAGAACCAGTACAACCCGTCCGGCGTCAACGGCTCGGGCTTCGACCCGATGATCTCGATGCTGGAGGCGCTCGGCCACAGCCCGGAGGCGGCCAAGGAGTACTTCTCCAAGGAGCCGACCTCGTACAACAAGGACGGCAGCGTCGGCGGTTCGGTCGACCTGGACCCGAAGAAGGACGGGAAGCAGACCAACTACCTGGACTACTTCGCCGACGCCAAGTACGACTTCTTCCCCGACATCGACGGGCACCACCCCGACGACGCCAAGAAGTCCGCGGACTACATGCCCGACGCGTTCGGCCACGCCCTGGAGGCGGCGACGCTCGGCCACGGCTGGGACGACCCGAAGCCGGAGCTGAAGCGCGACGAGACCAGCGCGGAGATCATGACGCAGGTCGTCGAGAAGTACGGCAGCGACCCGGAGCTCCTCAAGAAGTACCAGTCCTCGATGGCCGACAGCCTCGGCAACATGGGCGCCGGCTACATCGACGACCTCAACTGGGCCCTCGCCAAGAACGACCCCGAGAGCGTCTTCGCGCCGTCGAAGATGCCGGGGGCCCACCCGGAGTTCGGGCGGGAGGGCGCGATCGACTTCCTGTCCACGCTCGGTCAGCACCCGGACGCCTACGCCACGGTCTCCACGGCCGAACGCCTCTACACCACCAGTGTGCTGGAGGCGCAGGTCGGCCCCGACGGGAAGATCGACGAGGGCGCCGCCCGCGCCACCGTGTACACGGGCGCCACGCTGCAGGGCGTGCTGGACGAGTCGCGTGCCAACCAGGTCGAGGCCGAGGGCATGAAGAAGCACGAGGAGTACGAGAAGGCGCAGGCGGCGAAGGCCGGCTGGGTGGAGCTCGGCGCCACGGTGGGCATCGCGGCCGGTGTCGCCTTCCTGCCCGCCACCGCGGCGGTCGGCGCGGCCGCCATCCTCGTACCGCTCGCGGTCGACACCGGCTCCGGCGTCATGGAGCAGCTGGCCGGTCAGGTCATCGGGGACTGGTCGGACAAGTCCGTCGAGGACCACAAGGGCAAGACCGAGGGGCAGATCCACGACGACACGAAGGAGCTCTACACCGCGGGCCGCTACAGCGCCGAGTCGCCGATGGAGCGGTTCCTCGCGCAGCACGGCGACAAGGTGAGCAGCGAGTTCAAGCAGAACATGATCGAATCCGTGGACGGCGGCTACGCGAAGGGCAACGACCACGCGAACCAGACGGGCAACACCCCGGAGACCGGCTGA
- a CDS encoding protein kinase: MTTQPLATGDPLRLGPYRLLGVLGEGGMGKVYVGRDASGTPAAVKVLRPELAHDQHLAQRFVREADMARAVTSHGVARVLDAQTEGGRPWIAAEFLAGPTLDVAVRAYGPMDVPTVRALAAHLARTLHDIHAAGLVHRDLKPANIVLTSTGPRIIDFGIARPEHGLTLTTTGQIPVTPGYGAPEQVLGQRVGPASDVFSLGAVLAYAASGRRTFDAGHVAAVQYEVVHGTPDLSLVPPELQELIGPCLAKDPAFRPAPPQVAQAFAPPKGADRAWRKGPLAEDIKRRETATKRLAAPEDTAVPSSSPSRRRFLTGAAVGLAVLGAGGGAGAWWLNREGTKSPTADVPPAVATPEAAFISVIDARLGETPKALWGPLDVMTEEGELPLPVRDVLVVRAKAGGLLALSVTNGEERWRADDIDADAGFVSVAGRLVVGVDANGVAHAFVASTGKPVWQSQNDVDSLLAADDTHVYLVTKGNEVRAVDAWTLTTAWTRPMASPRSPSGAAKAAVGGKRLAIHGRDGLVTVLDTGTGETAWKLKGQGTHGQAPAIGGNTLYLGGQLLMARRLDNGSFLWKEDSQGFSNEEVGWGSPTAEEESVFAVDGFTAHRYSTLPEARSASTDWTDYLDGLGGNITAPVVEGATAWLPAPDDSYVRVVHKATKRPFFTMKRDGGGSHELASDGNRVFIARGGRITAMPVYGA; encoded by the coding sequence GTGACCACACAGCCCCTCGCCACCGGAGACCCGCTCCGCCTCGGCCCGTACCGCCTCCTCGGCGTCCTCGGCGAGGGCGGCATGGGCAAGGTGTACGTCGGCAGGGACGCCTCCGGTACCCCCGCCGCCGTCAAGGTCCTCCGCCCCGAGCTCGCCCATGACCAGCACCTCGCCCAGCGTTTCGTCCGCGAGGCCGACATGGCGCGGGCCGTCACGAGCCACGGCGTGGCCCGGGTCCTCGACGCGCAGACCGAGGGCGGACGGCCGTGGATCGCCGCCGAGTTCCTCGCCGGTCCGACGCTGGACGTGGCCGTCCGCGCGTACGGGCCGATGGACGTGCCGACGGTCCGCGCCCTCGCCGCCCACCTCGCCCGGACGCTGCACGACATCCACGCCGCCGGGCTCGTCCACCGCGACCTCAAGCCCGCGAACATCGTGCTCACCTCGACCGGCCCGCGGATCATCGACTTCGGCATCGCCCGCCCCGAGCACGGACTCACGCTCACGACGACCGGCCAGATCCCGGTCACCCCCGGGTACGGGGCCCCGGAGCAGGTCCTCGGGCAGCGCGTCGGCCCGGCCTCCGACGTCTTCTCGCTCGGCGCGGTCCTCGCGTACGCGGCGAGCGGCCGGCGCACCTTCGACGCGGGTCATGTGGCGGCGGTGCAGTACGAGGTCGTCCACGGCACCCCGGACCTGAGCCTGGTGCCGCCGGAGCTCCAGGAGCTGATCGGCCCGTGCCTGGCGAAGGACCCGGCGTTCCGCCCGGCTCCCCCGCAGGTGGCCCAGGCCTTCGCCCCGCCGAAGGGCGCCGACCGCGCCTGGCGCAAGGGCCCGCTCGCCGAGGACATCAAGCGGCGCGAGACGGCGACGAAGCGTCTGGCGGCCCCCGAGGACACCGCCGTACCCTCCTCCTCGCCGTCCCGGCGCCGCTTCCTCACCGGCGCGGCCGTGGGCCTGGCGGTCCTGGGCGCGGGCGGCGGGGCGGGCGCCTGGTGGCTGAACCGCGAGGGGACGAAGTCACCGACCGCCGACGTGCCGCCCGCCGTGGCGACACCCGAGGCGGCGTTCATCTCGGTCATCGACGCCCGGCTGGGCGAGACCCCGAAGGCCCTGTGGGGGCCGCTCGACGTGATGACGGAGGAGGGTGAACTCCCCCTGCCCGTACGGGACGTGCTGGTCGTACGGGCGAAGGCGGGCGGCCTGCTCGCCCTCTCCGTCACGAACGGCGAGGAACGGTGGCGGGCCGACGACATCGACGCCGACGCCGGTTTCGTCTCCGTCGCCGGCCGACTGGTCGTGGGCGTCGACGCGAACGGCGTCGCCCATGCCTTCGTCGCCTCCACCGGCAAGCCCGTCTGGCAGTCGCAGAACGACGTCGACAGCCTCCTCGCCGCCGACGACACCCACGTCTACCTGGTGACGAAGGGCAACGAGGTGCGCGCCGTCGACGCCTGGACCCTCACCACCGCCTGGACGCGCCCCATGGCGTCTCCGCGCTCCCCGAGCGGCGCCGCGAAGGCCGCCGTGGGCGGGAAGCGGCTCGCGATCCACGGCAGGGACGGGCTCGTCACGGTCCTGGACACCGGGACGGGCGAGACGGCGTGGAAGCTCAAGGGCCAGGGAACCCACGGGCAGGCCCCGGCGATCGGCGGCAACACCCTGTACCTCGGCGGCCAGTTGCTGATGGCCCGCCGCCTCGACAACGGCTCCTTCCTGTGGAAGGAGGACAGTCAGGGCTTCAGCAACGAAGAAGTGGGCTGGGGCAGTCCGACGGCGGAGGAGGAGTCCGTCTTCGCTGTCGACGGGTTCACCGCCCACCGCTACAGCACGCTGCCCGAAGCGCGCTCCGCGTCCACTGACTGGACGGACTACCTGGACGGCCTGGGCGGCAACATCACCGCCCCCGTCGTGGAAGGCGCGACGGCCTGGCTCCCGGCTCCGGACGACAGCTACGTCCGCGTGGTCCACAAGGCGACCAAGCGGCCCTTCTTCACCATGAAGAGGGACGGCGGAGGCTCCCACGAGCTGGCGAGCGACGGCAACCGCGTCTTCATCGCCAGGGGCGGCCGGATCACGGCGATGCCGGTGTACGGGGCCTGA
- a CDS encoding serine/threonine protein kinase, with protein MGPYRLITRLDPPGSAVPCRRFVARTPDGDRTVLLSAPLPGADPARFAAEADAARRLLGPWIAPVSDAAEPTAPAWYASPYVPALPLPVALAVHGGPLPEATVRAVGAALAEGLAAAHSQGLTHAGVSPAAVLLTADGPRLSCFGAVRAAAADGEPRTGLPGLDPGALAPEQVSGGRPRPPGDVFALGAVLAYAATGHTVPEREELPPALRPVVAACLARDPADRPTAAALMASLAPATGHQTVLNSAGTLLTPGWLPGRVVAALARQSAELLAAELPEPAHP; from the coding sequence ATCGGCCCGTACCGGCTCATCACCCGCCTCGACCCGCCCGGCTCCGCCGTCCCCTGCCGCCGGTTCGTCGCCCGCACGCCGGACGGCGACCGTACGGTCCTGCTGAGCGCCCCGCTGCCCGGCGCCGACCCGGCGCGCTTCGCCGCCGAGGCAGACGCGGCCCGGCGCCTCCTCGGCCCGTGGATCGCGCCGGTGTCGGACGCGGCCGAACCGACCGCCCCCGCCTGGTACGCGAGCCCGTACGTGCCGGCGCTCCCGCTCCCCGTGGCCCTGGCCGTCCACGGCGGCCCCCTGCCCGAGGCCACCGTCCGGGCCGTCGGCGCCGCCCTCGCCGAGGGCCTCGCCGCCGCGCACTCCCAGGGCCTCACCCATGCCGGGGTCTCCCCCGCCGCCGTCCTGCTCACCGCCGACGGACCCCGGCTGAGCTGCTTCGGCGCGGTACGGGCGGCCGCGGCCGACGGCGAACCCCGCACCGGTCTGCCGGGCCTCGACCCGGGGGCGCTCGCCCCGGAGCAGGTCTCGGGCGGCAGGCCCCGCCCGCCGGGCGACGTCTTCGCGCTCGGCGCGGTCCTCGCGTACGCCGCCACCGGCCACACCGTGCCCGAACGCGAGGAACTCCCGCCCGCCCTGCGCCCGGTGGTCGCCGCCTGCCTGGCCCGCGACCCGGCCGACCGGCCCACGGCGGCGGCCCTGATGGCCTCGCTGGCGCCGGCGACCGGGCACCAGACGGTGCTGAACTCGGCCGGCACCCTGCTCACCCCCGGCTGGCTGCCGGGCCGGGTGGTCGCGGCACTGGCCCGCCAGTCGGCGGAACTGCTCGCGGCCGAACTCCCCGAGCCCGCCCACCCGTAG
- a CDS encoding MFS transporter has translation MSALEPRDAGADAAATDIADLPEPRAAAHDDTKGSVLDGDHRALSIGIVSVVLLIAFEATAVGTAMPVAARELNGVSLYAFAFSAYFTTSLFGMVLAGQWSDRRGPLGSLATGMTAFAAGLLLSGTAGGMLMFILGRAVQGLGGGLVIVALYVIVSRAYEEHLRPAIMAAFAASWVVPSVVGPLASGTITEHLGWRWVFVGIPALVVLPLALALPAIRRTASGPADPEAPVAPWDRRQIGLALAISAGAGLLQYAGQELRWLSLLPAAAGVALLVPAIRGLLPRGTSRAERGLPSVILLRGIAAGSFIAAESFVPLMLVTQRGLSVTLAGLSLAVGGLTWALGSWIQSRPWTEPYRERLVVAGMVLVALAIAAAPSVLITAVPVWVVAVAWAFGCLGMGAVIASTSVLLMKLSAPEEAGANSAALQISDGLSNVLLLAAGGAAFAALGGGAAGHAVSSHAATGSHPAAFAAVFLPMAGVAAVGAWVATRLEAERVQG, from the coding sequence ATGAGTGCCCTCGAACCCCGTGACGCCGGCGCAGATGCCGCCGCCACCGACATCGCCGACCTCCCCGAACCCCGTGCCGCCGCACACGACGACACCAAGGGGTCCGTCCTCGACGGCGACCACCGGGCGCTCAGCATCGGCATCGTCTCCGTCGTCCTGCTCATCGCCTTCGAGGCGACCGCCGTCGGCACCGCGATGCCCGTCGCCGCCCGCGAGCTGAACGGCGTCTCCCTCTACGCCTTCGCCTTCTCCGCGTACTTCACCACCAGCCTCTTCGGCATGGTCCTGGCCGGCCAGTGGTCCGACCGGCGGGGGCCGCTCGGATCCCTCGCCACCGGAATGACCGCCTTCGCCGCCGGACTGCTCCTCTCCGGGACCGCCGGCGGCATGCTGATGTTCATCCTCGGCCGGGCCGTGCAGGGGCTCGGCGGCGGTCTGGTCATCGTCGCGCTGTACGTGATCGTCAGCCGGGCGTACGAGGAGCACCTCAGGCCCGCGATCATGGCCGCGTTCGCCGCGAGCTGGGTCGTGCCCTCCGTCGTCGGACCGCTCGCCTCCGGAACGATCACCGAGCACCTCGGCTGGCGCTGGGTCTTCGTCGGCATCCCCGCCCTCGTCGTCCTGCCGCTCGCCCTCGCCCTCCCCGCGATACGCCGGACCGCCTCGGGCCCCGCGGACCCGGAGGCGCCCGTCGCCCCCTGGGACCGGCGGCAGATCGGACTCGCGCTCGCCATCTCGGCCGGCGCGGGACTCCTCCAGTACGCGGGGCAGGAGCTGCGCTGGCTCTCCCTGCTCCCCGCCGCCGCGGGCGTCGCGCTCCTCGTGCCCGCCATTCGCGGCCTGCTCCCGCGCGGCACCTCCCGGGCGGAGCGCGGCCTGCCCTCGGTCATCCTGCTGCGCGGCATCGCCGCCGGGTCCTTCATCGCCGCCGAGTCCTTCGTCCCGCTGATGCTGGTCACCCAGCGCGGCCTGAGCGTGACCCTGGCCGGGCTCTCCCTGGCGGTGGGCGGTCTCACCTGGGCGCTCGGCTCGTGGATCCAGTCCCGGCCGTGGACGGAGCCGTACCGCGAACGGCTGGTCGTCGCCGGGATGGTCCTGGTCGCCCTCGCGATCGCGGCGGCGCCGAGCGTCCTGATCACTGCGGTGCCGGTGTGGGTGGTCGCGGTGGCCTGGGCCTTCGGGTGCCTGGGCATGGGCGCGGTGATCGCCTCCACGAGCGTGCTGCTCATGAAGCTCTCGGCGCCGGAGGAGGCGGGCGCGAACTCGGCCGCCCTCCAGATCTCGGACGGCCTCTCGAACGTCCTGCTCCTCGCCGCCGGCGGCGCGGCCTTCGCCGCCCTGGGCGGCGGCGCGGCGGGCCACGCGGTGAGTTCCCACGCGGCCACGGGCTCCCACCCGGCGGCCTTCGCGGCGGTCTTCCTGCCGATGGCGGGGGTGGCGGCGGTGGGGGCGTGGGTCGCTACGCGGTTGGAGGCGGAGCGGGTGCAGGGCTGA
- a CDS encoding PQQ-binding-like beta-propeller repeat protein translates to MLSPLTHDDPATVATYRLLARLGSGGMGTVYLARTPGGRTVALKTVHARLAIDPAFRARFRLETDAARIIGARHGAAVVDADPLAETPWLATEYVLGPPLDDAVALGGPLPEPTVRALGAALAGALAQLHSSDVVHRDLKPSNVLVTAYGPKIIDFGIARAAGDDHLTRTGAAAGTPAYMSPEQASGTEHPPAGDVFALAGVLVFAATGHGPFGTGSPADLLYRVRYAEPDLTGVPEALLPLLTACLSKDPAARPTTGVLVDHLHDGHGEFADHLPPLVLTDIARRATDVWLQSPHRLPAPAGASVAETTPSTPLSRRRALTLGGGSLVGLAGAGAGVWAWLGSRETATTGTGGAPAPTGPTAIPATTASDGAPAALWQGESLDREQSTTQLLAGDVVGFAETVSFRALDPRSGAVLWEDGMVMDPQQVTTDGTNFYVSDGPNNGPGSLLIRTLSPRTGKETARTIQLKGFEGTQFGTKLLTASGGRLFATSRLGRQTDPLEERDNGWHLLAVDLRTGKELWRRPYPYGNARRWLSLVVGDRLLLGKNSDDLESFVVETRDVRTGRQLWRRSIPLEQSLSFIPGQLAADDRHLYLGGDRLRAVRLTDGGTAWEYGKGSVFGVPAVSGGLVHANEAGRGLVVVSADKGVRSWQEEPSGRSLTPALLTVPVVGEKYVYAPVQGGLSAIDRVTRRSAWVFPTDAERYVVDATRTRILGAGETSVVAIPFA, encoded by the coding sequence ATGCTGTCGCCCCTGACCCACGACGACCCGGCCACCGTCGCCACGTACCGCCTCCTCGCCCGCCTCGGCTCCGGCGGCATGGGCACGGTCTACCTGGCGCGCACGCCCGGCGGCCGTACGGTGGCCCTCAAGACCGTGCACGCCCGGCTCGCCATCGACCCCGCCTTCCGCGCCCGCTTCCGGCTGGAGACGGACGCGGCGCGGATCATCGGCGCACGCCACGGCGCGGCCGTCGTCGACGCCGACCCGCTGGCCGAAACCCCTTGGCTGGCCACCGAGTACGTCCTCGGTCCGCCGCTCGACGACGCCGTCGCGCTCGGCGGCCCGCTCCCCGAGCCGACGGTCCGCGCGCTCGGCGCCGCGCTCGCCGGAGCCCTCGCGCAGCTGCACTCCTCGGACGTGGTCCACCGCGACCTCAAGCCCTCGAACGTCCTCGTCACCGCCTACGGCCCGAAGATCATCGACTTCGGCATCGCCCGAGCGGCCGGCGACGACCACCTGACCCGCACGGGAGCGGCGGCCGGCACACCCGCCTACATGTCCCCGGAGCAGGCGAGCGGCACGGAACACCCCCCGGCCGGCGACGTGTTCGCGCTCGCGGGCGTCCTGGTCTTCGCCGCCACCGGTCACGGACCCTTCGGTACGGGCTCCCCCGCCGACCTCCTGTACCGCGTGCGCTACGCCGAGCCCGACCTCACCGGCGTACCGGAGGCCCTGCTGCCGCTCCTGACGGCCTGCCTGTCCAAGGACCCGGCGGCCCGCCCCACGACGGGCGTCCTGGTCGACCATCTCCACGACGGCCACGGCGAGTTCGCGGACCACCTCCCGCCGCTCGTCCTCACCGACATCGCCCGCCGCGCGACCGACGTCTGGCTCCAGTCCCCCCACCGCCTCCCGGCCCCGGCGGGCGCGTCCGTCGCGGAGACCACCCCGAGCACCCCCCTCTCCCGCCGCCGCGCCCTCACCCTCGGCGGAGGCTCCCTCGTCGGCCTCGCGGGAGCGGGCGCGGGTGTGTGGGCGTGGCTGGGGTCGCGGGAGACGGCCACCACGGGTACGGGTGGCGCGCCGGCCCCGACCGGCCCGACCGCGATCCCCGCCACGACCGCCTCGGACGGCGCCCCGGCGGCGCTGTGGCAGGGCGAGTCCCTGGACCGCGAGCAGAGCACGACGCAGCTGCTCGCCGGGGACGTCGTGGGGTTCGCCGAGACCGTCTCGTTCCGGGCGCTGGACCCGCGGAGCGGGGCCGTGCTGTGGGAGGACGGCATGGTGATGGATCCCCAGCAGGTCACCACGGACGGCACGAACTTCTACGTGTCCGACGGCCCCAACAATGGGCCGGGCTCCCTCCTGATCCGGACGCTCTCACCCCGTACCGGCAAGGAGACGGCCCGGACGATCCAGCTGAAGGGCTTCGAGGGCACCCAGTTCGGTACGAAACTCCTCACGGCCTCCGGCGGGCGGCTCTTCGCCACCTCACGTCTCGGCAGGCAGACGGACCCCCTGGAGGAACGGGACAACGGCTGGCACCTGCTCGCCGTCGACCTGCGCACGGGCAAGGAGCTGTGGCGCCGGCCGTATCCGTACGGCAACGCCCGCCGGTGGCTCTCCCTCGTCGTCGGCGACCGGCTGCTGCTCGGCAAGAACAGCGACGACCTGGAGTCCTTCGTCGTGGAGACGAGGGACGTGCGCACCGGCCGCCAGCTGTGGCGGCGGAGCATCCCGCTCGAACAGTCCCTGTCCTTCATCCCCGGCCAGCTCGCGGCCGACGACCGCCACCTCTACCTCGGAGGTGACCGTCTCCGGGCGGTGCGCCTCACCGACGGCGGGACGGCCTGGGAGTACGGCAAGGGTTCCGTCTTCGGCGTGCCGGCCGTCTCGGGTGGTCTCGTCCACGCGAACGAGGCCGGTCGCGGGCTCGTCGTCGTCAGCGCCGACAAGGGCGTCCGGAGCTGGCAGGAGGAGCCGTCCGGGCGCAGTCTCACCCCGGCTCTCCTCACCGTCCCGGTGGTCGGCGAGAAGTACGTGTACGCGCCCGTGCAAGGCGGTCTGAGCGCGATCGACCGGGTGACCCGCCGTTCGGCCTGGGTGTTCCCGACGGACGCCGAACGGTACGTCGTCGACGCGACACGGACCCGGATCCTCGGAGCGGGCGAGACGTCCGTCGTGGCGATCCCCTTCGCCTGA
- the mycP gene encoding type VII secretion-associated serine protease mycosin, with translation MRTSSIRRSRARVTASAALGMLLVGIASVPAHAENFRQRQWHLDAMGAEEIWQLSTGKGVTVAVLDSGVEKDNPDLRGQILKGKDFSPDTSGDEYTDNTGHGTGMAGLIAGTGARDGGNGAYGLAPGAKILPVRVSSAEIGDTSQAAANAEFNRIVPQAIRYAADSGAKVINISQGATAGSTQLTEAVKYALDKGALIFAATGNTADKGNQVEYPAATPGVVGVGAVDDKMLRIPTSQHGSQVDIVAPGKDLVHACGSDTGMCVSVGTSDATALASAAAALLWSKHPDWTNNQVLKVMLNTVAKPTGGEQRSDFVGYGAIRPLRTLKTPGDPGPADVRPIDDLVEAAPETASATPSSEGRPSEEPTPSGSSPAAPAPAPDAQAASDEGGGTGLWIGLGIGAAALIGAAVAVSVRRSRRG, from the coding sequence ATGCGTACCAGCAGTATTCGTCGGAGCCGTGCCCGTGTCACCGCCTCGGCCGCCTTGGGGATGCTGCTGGTGGGCATCGCATCCGTGCCCGCTCACGCGGAGAACTTCCGCCAGCGGCAGTGGCACCTCGACGCCATGGGCGCCGAGGAGATCTGGCAGCTCAGCACGGGCAAGGGCGTCACCGTCGCGGTCCTCGACAGCGGTGTGGAGAAGGACAACCCGGACCTGAGGGGCCAGATCCTCAAGGGCAAGGACTTCTCTCCGGACACGTCGGGAGACGAGTACACCGACAACACCGGGCACGGTACGGGCATGGCGGGTCTCATCGCCGGCACGGGCGCACGGGACGGCGGTAACGGGGCCTACGGGCTCGCCCCGGGCGCCAAGATCCTGCCGGTCCGCGTGTCGAGCGCGGAGATCGGCGACACCAGCCAGGCGGCGGCCAACGCGGAGTTCAACCGGATCGTGCCGCAGGCCATTCGCTACGCCGCCGACTCCGGGGCGAAGGTCATCAACATCTCGCAGGGCGCCACGGCGGGTTCGACGCAGCTCACCGAAGCGGTGAAGTACGCCCTGGACAAGGGCGCACTGATCTTCGCGGCCACCGGAAACACCGCCGACAAGGGCAACCAGGTCGAGTACCCGGCAGCCACCCCCGGCGTCGTCGGCGTCGGCGCCGTCGACGACAAGATGCTGCGCATCCCGACCTCCCAGCACGGCAGCCAGGTCGACATCGTGGCCCCCGGCAAGGACCTGGTGCACGCCTGCGGCAGCGACACGGGCATGTGCGTGTCCGTCGGTACGAGTGACGCCACCGCCCTCGCCTCCGCCGCGGCCGCGCTCCTCTGGTCGAAGCACCCCGACTGGACCAACAACCAGGTCCTGAAGGTCATGCTCAACACCGTCGCCAAGCCCACCGGGGGCGAGCAGCGCAGCGACTTCGTCGGCTACGGCGCCATCCGGCCCCTCCGTACGCTGAAGACCCCCGGCGACCCCGGCCCGGCCGACGTCCGGCCCATCGACGACCTCGTCGAGGCCGCCCCGGAGACCGCGTCCGCCACGCCCTCCTCCGAAGGCCGGCCGTCGGAGGAGCCGACCCCGTCAGGGTCGTCCCCCGCCGCGCCCGCGCCGGCTCCCGACGCCCAGGCGGCGAGCGACGAGGGTGGCGGCACGGGCCTCTGGATCGGCCTCGGGATCGGTGCGGCCGCGCTGATCGGTGCCGCTGTCGCCGTATCCGTACGGCGCTCGCGGCGGGGCTGA